In one Juglans regia cultivar Chandler chromosome 11, Walnut 2.0, whole genome shotgun sequence genomic region, the following are encoded:
- the LOC108991318 gene encoding phosphoglycerate mutase-like protein 1: MDSTGGQSLYPLHRCKTLHLVRHAQGIHNVEGEKNHDAYLSYDFFDAQLSPLGWKQLHNLRKHVQACGISKSIDLVIVSPLLRTMQTAVGVFGGEAEAYTDGVNVPPLMVANTGNSGHPAISSLNRPPFVAVELCRERLGVHPCDKRQSIREYRPLFPAIDFSLVENDDDILWKPNIRETDEEVADRGQKFLKWLWTREEKEIAIVTHSGFLFHTLSSFGNDCHPIVKSEICANFANCELRSMVFIDRSMMGSASSMTNYPGKIPHGLDLPNDVATEKLAEA, encoded by the exons ATGGATTCCACTGGCGGTCAAAGTCTCTACCCGTTGCATCGTTGCAAGACTCTTCACCTG GTAAGGCATGCCCAAGGGATTCACAACGTGGAAGGGGAGAAAAACCATGATGCATACTTAtcttatgatttttttgatGCACAACTATCTCCTCTTGGCTGGAAGCAG CTTCATAATCTGCGCAAGCATGTTCAAGCATGTGGGATTTCCAAAAGCATCGACCTAGTCATTGTTTCCCCATTGTTAAG GACCATGCAAACAGCAGTTGGAGTCTTTGGTGGTGAAGCTGAAGCATACACAGATGGGGTAAATGTACCTCCTCTAATGGTTGCAAATACAGGGAACAGTGGCCATCCTGCAATTTCAAGTCTAAATCGCCCACCGTTTGTAGCCGTAGAGCTTTGCCGTGAACGTTTG GGAGTTCATCCATGTGATAAGAGGCAAAGCATTAGGGAATATCGCCCACTTTTTCCTGCAATTGATTTTTCACTG GTGGAAAATGATGATGACATTTTGTGGAAGCCTAACATTAGAGAGACGGATGAGGAAGTTGCTGATAGGGGACAGAAGTTTTTGAAATG GTTGTGGACTCGTGAAGAGAAGGAGATTGCAATTGTGACCCACAGTGGATTCTTGTTTCATACCCTAAGCTCTTTTGGAAATGATTGTCATCCAATTGTTAAGAGTGAAATATGCGCAAA TTTTGCCAATTGTGAGCTCCGTTCAATGGTCTTCATAGATAGGAG TATGATGGGGTCAGCTTCCTCGATGACTAACTATCCTGGAAAAATACCTCATGGACTTGATCTTCCCAATGATGTTGCCACTGAGAAGCTTGCAGAGGCTTGA
- the LOC109015397 gene encoding phosphoglycerate mutase-like protein 1 → MDSTGGQSLYPLHRCKTLHLVRHAQGIHNVEGEKNHDAYLSYDFFDAQLSPLGWKQLHNLRKHVQACGISKSIDLVIVSPLLRTMQTAVGVFGGEAEAYTDGVNVPPLMVANTGNSGHPAISSLNRPPFVAVELCRERLGVHPCDKRQSIREYRPLFPAIDFSLVENDDDILWKPDIRETNEEVADRGQKFLKWLWTREEKEIAIVTHSGFLFHTLSSFGNDCHPIVKSEICANFANCELRSMVFIDRSMMGSASSTTNYPGKIPNGLDLPSDVATEKLPEEGLAN, encoded by the exons ATGGATTCCACTGGCGGTCAAAGTCTCTACCCGTTGCATCGTTGCAAGACTCTTCACCTG GTAAGGCATGCCCAAGGGATTCACAACGTGGAAGGGGAGAAAAACCATGATGCATACTTAtcttatgatttttttgatGCACAACTATCTCCTCTTGGCTGGAAGCAG CTTCATAATCTGCGCAAGCATGTTCAAGCATGTGGGATTTCCAAAAGCATCGACCTAGTCATTGTTTCCCCATTGTTAAG GACCATGCAAACAGCAGTTGGAGTCTTTGGTGGTGAAGCTGAAGCATACACAGATGGGGTAAATGTACCTCCTCTAATGGTTGCAAATACAGGGAACAGTGGCCATCCTGCAATTTCAAGTCTAAATCGCCCACCGTTTGTAGCCGTAGAGCTTTGCCGTGAACGTTTG GGAGTTCATCCATGTGATAAGAGGCAAAGCATTAGGGAATATCGCCCACTTTTTCCTGCGATTGATTTTTCACTG GTGGAAAATGATGATGACATTTTGTGGAAGCCTGACATTAGAGAGACGAATGAGGAAGTTGCTGATAGGGGACAGAAGTTTTTGAAATG GTTGTGGACTCGTGAAGAGAAGGAGATTGCAATTGTCACCCACAGTGGATTCTTGTTTCATACCCTAAGCTCTTTTGGAAATGATTGTCATCCAATTGTTAAGAGTGAAATATGCGCAAA TTTTGCCAATTGTGAGCTCCGTTCAATGGTCTTCATAGATAGGAG TATGATGGGGTCAGCTTCCTCGACGACTAACTATCCTGGAAAAATACCTAATGGACTTGATCTTCCCAGTGATGTTGCCACTGAGAAGCTTCCAGAGGAAGGACTTGCAAACTAA